The Paraburkholderia sabiae genome includes a region encoding these proteins:
- a CDS encoding amino acid kinase family protein, protein MWVVKIGGSLSRDPMLEEWLAQLTDFGGGRVVIVPGGGDFAEQAREHQAIWRFGDVAAHNMAVLAMAQYALMMQGLSRRLVIAATDAQIRAALHAGRVAVWAPLDLLFQEANRLTSWEVTSDSLAAWLANRLNAERLVIVKSCEIGQERSIDEYAALGIVDSSFAGFTHDAPYPVDLLNRDDASRVRDLLFQATTG, encoded by the coding sequence ATGTGGGTAGTGAAGATTGGCGGCAGTCTGAGCCGCGATCCGATGCTCGAAGAGTGGCTTGCGCAACTGACCGACTTCGGCGGCGGCCGGGTCGTGATCGTGCCGGGCGGCGGCGACTTCGCGGAGCAGGCCCGCGAGCATCAGGCGATCTGGCGTTTCGGCGATGTCGCCGCGCACAACATGGCCGTGCTCGCGATGGCCCAATACGCGTTGATGATGCAGGGCCTGTCGCGGCGGCTAGTGATTGCCGCGACGGATGCGCAGATACGCGCCGCGCTGCACGCGGGGCGCGTCGCGGTCTGGGCGCCGCTCGACCTGCTGTTTCAGGAAGCCAACCGACTGACCAGTTGGGAGGTCACGTCCGATAGCCTCGCCGCGTGGCTCGCGAACCGCTTGAACGCGGAACGTCTGGTGATCGTGAAGTCGTGCGAGATCGGGCAGGAGCGATCGATCGACGAGTACGCGGCGCTCGGCATCGTCGACAGTTCATTTGCCGGGTTCACGCACGACGCGCCGTATCCCGTGGATTTACTGAACAGGGACGACGCTTCGCGCGTGCGCGACCTGCTGTTTCAGGCGACGACGGGCTGA